From Candidatus Omnitrophota bacterium:
TGGATTGAAATGAAAAGATTTTTTAATCGAGCAGGATTTAAAGTTCAAATGATAAGCACTAAAAATCAAAAAACTTTGGTTGCAACAAAAGAGACAGGAAGAAAATCGTGATTGTTTCAATTGCAAGTGGCAAAGGGGGAACAGGCAAAACGACGGTGGCAACAAATCTTGCTTCTGTCTTAGGAATTTCTTGCCAGCTTTTAGATTGTGATGTTGAAGAGCCAAATGCACATCTTTTTTTAGATCCTGTTATAAATCAGGAAAATAAGGTTTTTACTCTTGTTCCTAAAGTTGATGCTGAAAAATGCAAGTTGTGCGGAAGGTGTCAAGAGGTGTGTGCCTATAATGCGATTGCTGTTTTCGGTAAGAAGCATCTTGTTTTTTCTGCTTTGTGTCATGGTTGCGGAGCTTGTCAATATTTTTGTCCTCATAAGGCGATTAGTGAAGAGAAAAAAGAAATAGGAATTGTTCAAAAGGGGACAAAGAATCACCTTGAGATTATTACGGGTAAGATGAAAATAGGGGAGGCCATGGCTCCGCCGGTTATCAGAGAAGTAAAAAAATATATTAAAAAAGATTTCATAACGATTATTGATGCCCCTCCAGGAACAAGTTGTCCTGTGATTGAGTCTGTAAAAGGAAGCGATTATTCAGTTTTGGTTACAGAGCCAACGCCGTTTGGATTAAACGATTTAAAGCTTGGCGTTGAAGTTTTGCGCAAATTAAAGATTCCGTTTGGCGTTATTATTAATCGGTTTGATTTAGGAAACGATAAGACGATTCAGTATTGCGAAAATCAAGATATCGATATTTTAATGAAAATTCCTTTTGATAGGGAAATTGCTAGAGTTTATTCGAAAGGTTCGCTGATTATCGACGAGATTCCATCATATCGACAGAAGTTTTTAGAATTGTGGGAAAGTATTAAAATAAAGGCGAGAAAATGAAGCAAATTTTAATCATTAGTGGAAAAGGCGGAACAGGAAAGACAGTCGTGACTGCTGCTTTTGCCTCGTTAGCTGAGAATAAAATTCTGGTTGATTGTGATGTTGATGCTGCTAATTTGCATTTGATATTAAATCCTGAAAGTCAGGAAGTTCATGAGTTTAGAAGCGGAAAGACTGCTTTTATTAGCAAGGATCAATGCTGTTCGTGTGGGTTATGTCAAAGTTTATGCCGTTTTGAGGCGATCAAAAAAGATACTTTGAGTGATAAATTTCTTATTGATTCTGTTTCCTGTGAAGGATGTGGTTTTTGTGCGTTGGCTTGTCCATCTGGTGCTATTGAAATGAAAGAAAATTTGTCGGGTCAATGGTTTGTTTCCAATACTCGTTTTGGTTTATTTGTTCATGCCAAGCTTGGAATCGCTGAAGAAAATTCTGGAAAGCTTGTTGCAACGGTTAAGCAAAAAGCAAAAGAATTGGCCAAGAAGAATAATGTGGATTGGATTATTGTTGATGGTTCTCCCGGAATAGGTTGCCCGGTGATCGCTTCTTTGTCTGATGTTGATTGCGCAATTATTGTTTCTGAGCCTACGGTTTCAGGGATTCATGATGCTAAAAGGGTTATGGAGGTTGCAGATCATTTTAAGGTTCCAGTAAAAATGATTATTAATAAGTTTGATTTAAATGAAGACATGACAAAGAAGATTGAAATGTTTTCTTTAGAATCAAATATTGAGGTTATTGGAAAAATTCCTTTTGACAAAAGAATTGTTGAATCTGTTTCGCAGGGAAAAACAGTGATTGAGAATGGTAATCAAGATTTAATAAAGTGCTTTTCTGAAATTTGGGAGAGAGTAAAAAAGGGATTTTTTGCTTTATAAGAGGTGGTGTTATGAAGAAAGAAAAGAAAGCAAATAGTTTAAAGATCAAACAAGCTTATGGTGTTGGCCCGTCGGATGATTGTGATTGTAAAATATGTGTTTTTACAAAATCACATGCTCCGGGAGATAGCTATGATGTAAAAAAATGCCCAAAGTATAATATTGAGAAAAACAAGAATGATACTCAGTCAAACAATTAAAAAGATTTACAAGAATCTTTATGATCTTAAATTTCTAGATCAAAATATAAAGATTTGCGCAAAGGTTTTGTCGCCGCAAGAAGCGATTGGAAATCCTGAAAAATACGATTTTCCATTGTTTAAAGGAAAAGAAAGAATTGTTGAGGCAAATTTTCGTGGATGCTTGGGCCATGCTTTTACAGACATGCACGGCGGTTTTGAAGGAAGCTTAAAAGAAATTCTTGAAATGCCTTCTAATAATAATTATCGTAGGGCTTTGCAAGTGGCAACCATTAATGCGTTGTGCCGATTTTTAGGGGAGACCCATAATACGGTTCATTGTCGTGACGAAGAGCCTCAGCAATGCGCCGAGGAATCGGTGTTATTAATTAAGAAAGAATATCCGCGGGTAAGAAAGATTTGTTTTGTTGGTTTTCAGCCCGCTTTTGTGGATGCATTTTCCAAGCAATATGATCTTAAAGTTTTAGATTTAGATCAAGACAATATAGGAAAAGTTTTTTTTGGTCAGAAAATATTAGACGGAAACAAGGATTTGATTTCATCGTTGGATTGGGCAGACCTTGTTTTGGCAACAGGTTCAACAGTTGTTAACGCAACGATTGATTCTATTTTAGAGGCTAAAGATAAGAAAAAGGTTATTTTTTATGGTGTGACCATCGCTGGCGTTGCGGCAATGATGCAGCTAAACCGTTTGTGTTTCGCCAAGGAGAATAAATGTTGTTGTTTTTAAGTGTTTTTTTAATTGCTCTTATTTTCTCGATGTTTGGTTTAGGGGGCGGGCTTTTTTATATGCCGGTGTTTATGTTTTTCTTAGGAGATCCTGTTCAAGCGGCATTCTTAAGCTTTTTGTGTATTTTTGTCACTGCGGGATCTTCAGCTATACAGTATTTGAAATTTAAAAAGATTGATTGGAAGCTCGTTGTTTTCTTGGGATTCCCACTTATTGCTATGGTTTTTGTATCCGGTTTTATGATCGGACTTGTAAACCCGGGACAAACTAAATTTATTTTAGGCTTAACGCTTATTTTAGCTGGACTTTCGTTGTGCTTTCCTGTTGGGACGTTAAATACGCTTAGCGCTTTTTCGAGGTATTTTCATAAGAAAATTCCTTTAGAGAAATCGAATTTTGATCCGCTTACAATATCTCCTTTGGCGGCTTTCGTTGGATTTTTTTGCGGTCTTTCCGGGGTAGCCGGGGGTGTTTTTGAAGTGCCGATGATGATTGGGCTTTTACGGGTTTCGCCTCATATGGCGGTAGGAACATCCTCTATGATTGTTTTTTTGTCAGGTCTGCTGGGGTTTGTTAGCCGTATATCGGCTGTCACGGCAGAACATTTGCTTGATTTTTCAACTGTCATCGGTGTTTTAGCGTGTGTTTTTATTGGCGCACAAATCGGGCCTGCTGTTTCTGTAGGAATCGATAAAAAAATATTTAAAAGAATATGCGGTGTTTTTATTCTTCTTATAGGATTGTGCTATATATTTAAGATTATTTTTTAAGGAGCTTAGATGCTGACATACAAAGAATGCGTTCCGTGTTTTATTCGGCAAATCGATGAAGCCGCTTATCTTGTGACAAAAGACAAGGCAATACAAGAACAAATTATTAAAGAGGCCAGAGGTTTGATTGAGAGCATTGATTTTTCTATGCCGCCACCTCAAATGGCTCAAAATATTTATCGAATGATCGAAAGGAAAATGGGCCGTCAAGATCCTTATTATCAAATTAAAAAGAAAAGCAATGCCATGGCGTTATCTCTTTACTCAAGGCTAAAAGAAAAGGTCAAAAAATCTTCTGATCGGCTTTTAACAGCTTTAGAGATTGCCATATCTGGAAATATTATTGATTATGGGGCAAAAAATTCTTTAGACATTGAAAAAGAAATTGATAATCTTTTTACAAAAGATTTTTCTGATGAGGATAAAATAGTTTTTCAGTATGAGAAATTTAAAAGTGATCTAGCGGAAACAGATGAAATTCTTTATTTGGCTGATAATGCGGGAGAGGTGGTTTTTGATAGGATTTTAATTGAAGAGCTATCGAAGACAAAGAAAATAACATATGTTGTTCGAGAAAAGCCGATTATTAATGATGCTTTGATAGAGGACGCACTGGAATGCGGCATTGATAAAATTGCTAAAGTGATTTCAAGTGGATCAGATGCGCCTGGAACAATTTTAGGTGAGTGTGATCCTCAATTTGTTGATATGTTCAATAAATCTAATTTAATTATAAGTAAAGGTCAGGGAAACTATGAAACGCTTAGTGCATTAGAGAGTCACTTGATTTATTTTCTTTTTAAAGCTAAGTGCCCTGTTGTGGCAAGAAATGCTGGTGTTTCTGTTGGGAATATTGTTTTAATGAGTTCTTTTTGTCAGATGAGGGCGAAGGCTTAACATGAATAAAATCGTAATTATTGATGAAGAAAATTGTATTGGTTGCTCTGCTTGCGTTGATTTGTGCCTGGAGAAAATACTTTATTTAGATAAAGATTCGGGCAAATGCAAAGTCATTGATGAAAACAAATGCGACAAACTTGCTGGTTGTCAGAATGTGTGTCCAACAAAAGCGATTAAGATATGCAAATAAGAATTCTTTTTGATAATCAAAGTATTAATTCTAGTTTTCAGTCGGGCTTGGGATTTTCTTGTCTTTTAGGGGATGATGTATTGTTTGATACGGGTGCAGATGGTTTGAGTCTAGAAAGAAATATTCAGGCCTTTGGTGTTGATGTTTCTTTGATCAAACATATTGTTATTTCGCATGACCATTGGGATCATATTGGAGGGCTTTGGTGGGTTTTGGAAAAAATAGAAAACGCCACTGTTTATATCTGCCCTGGTTTTTCACATGAATTCATTAACAAACTTGAGTCTACCAACGCTAATATTGTTGAGTGTGTGAGTCCTTTGCCAATTACAGATCGCATTTGGACGACCGGGCAGATAGAGGGGCGATACAAAGATCAGGCTATTTTTGAGCAGTCTATTGTTTTAAGGGGAAATCAAAATATTAGCGTTGTTACCGGATGTGCCCATCCAGGCATTGTTGAAATCTTAAGGGAGATAAAAAGTTCATTTCCAAAAGATTCGATCGATTTTGTTTTGGGTGGTTTTCACCTTTTGCACCATTTCAAAAATGATATTAATGTCATTATAAAAGAATTTCAAGCCCTCGACGTTAAGCGTGCTGGTCCAGCTCATTGCACGGGAGGATCCGCGCAGAATCTTTTTAAAGAATCCTATCAGGAAAACTGCCTCGATCTTAGAGCGGGTAGCAGAATAGCCGTCTAACCATTCAAAAATCGTTTTATTGACAAAAAAATTTTTTTTGTTAGAATACTCAAGATACTAATTGAGTATTCTTGAGTATTATTAAGAAAGGAGTGTTTTTCTCATGAATAAGAATACAATAAAGCAAAAAGTTTTAGATGCTGCCAAAGCGCGCATGATTCGATTTGGATATCGAAAAACATCTATGGATGAAATCGCATCAGATTTAAAAATGAGCAAGAACACAATCTATAAGTTTTTTCAAAGCAAGGCTGAAATTGCCCAAAATCTTTTTGTCCGGCTAAAAGAAAGTATTAACCTCGAGCAAACCGCGATCGAGCAAAAAGAAAAAGACCCTCTAAGGATTATTGCGGCCAATACGTTATTTTTGCAGGAATCTTTGTCTCCTTGGTTTGATCATTTCTTGCTGGATATCAAAAGCGAGCTGCCAACGCTTTGGTCAGATTTTGTTACGTTTCGAACAGAGAAGATTATGGATGTTGAAAAGCTGATTAAAAAGGGGATTAAAAAGAAAGAATTTCGAAGTGTTAACACTGCCATCGCGGTGCGTGCTTATTTGGGAGCCATTAACAGTATTATTAATCCTGAGTTTTTATCCAGCGATAAGATTTCCTTTAAAGAAGCCTTGGAAAGCGTTTTGGATATTTGGTCTAAAGGGATTCTCGCTGTTAAAAAATAAATAATTAAAAAAATAAATGAGGAGGTTTTTATGAAGGCGTTATTTTTAACACCCAATTTAGGATCATGGGCCACCCATGGGCATCATGTGGCCCCTAATCAAATGCACGCGCATTGGGCGGCTTATGCCAGAGAAAAAGGAACCATTGTCCCTGAAGTTTTGGACTGCAAAGCCCTTGAGATTTCTTTTGATCAGATGCTTGATACCGTTAAACAAAAGAATCCGCAGGTTGTTGTTTTAGGGGACATTCTTCATTCTTATGGAGGGTTTGCGGTTCAGAAATATTTTAATGATTCGGCTAAAGCGATTAAAGCGATGCTCCCGAATGTCGTGATTGTTGTTGGCGGACTTTGGTATTCTTATCTTAGCAAAGAAACGCTAATCAAGAATCCGGCTATTGATTTTGTTGTGATGGGCGAAGGGGAGATTACTTTTAATGAACTAATGGATGCGTTAAATCAAAAAAAGACATCATTTGATAGCATTTCAGGACTTGCAAGCCGTAAAGGTGATGAAGTTGTTTTCGGTCCGATTCGAGAATTAATTAAAGACTTGGATGTTTTGCCGCTTCCGGCCTATGATTTGTTTCCTATGGATAAATATATAGGACACACCTATTGGAAGCCTTTTGTTGAAATTGTTACCTCGCGTGGATGCACTCATGGATGCACGTTTTGCTATGAATGGAGTGAGCATGATCCTAGAGCGCTTAAACATTTTAATCGATGGCGTGCAAAATCTGCAAAGCGTGTTATTGAAGAGGTAGAATTACTTGAGAAAAAGTTTGGCGCTAAGGTCATGGTGATTCAGGAAGATAATTTTAATCTTAATCCTACGCGTGTGCGTGAATTCTGCGAAGAAAAGATTAAAAGAAATTTAGACATGAAATGGGTCTCCTTAGGTTGTGCCAGTGATTGGGTGCGTTTGGAAAAAGATATTCCTTTAATGAAAAAAGCAGGAATGTTTATGGCGGTATTTGGCATTGAGGTTGCCAGTGATGATGAGTTGCGTAAGCTCGATAAAGGGATTTCTGTTTATCAGATTTACAAAACAATCGAGATTTTACGAAAAAACGATATTGCTATCGTTGGCGATATTATGATCGGGTTTGATTATGATACGGAAGCCATTATCAAAAAACGCTTTGAGTTTGCTGATCAGGTTGATCCTGACGTGATGTGGGTCGGATATTTAACGCCTCCTCCTGGGTCTCCTATTTGGGCAGACGGCATTAAAAGAGGATGGATTGATCCTGATAATCTTGATATGCTTCAATGGGATTTTCTTCATCCTGTTATTCCAACAGATCATCTAAGCATTGAAGATTTAGGACGATTGGGCGCATGGGGTATGAGAGAGTTTTATTCGAAGCCTGGACGCATTCAAAGAATCTTAATGAGTGATTTTGATGAACTAGCCAAATTGTGCTTTAAAGATGTTATGGCAGGAATCTCTAAGTGGGAAAATGCCGCGACCAAGGGAGAAAAACATGTTTAATTTTCTTAGTTTTGATCTTGGGAGTTGTCTGGTTTTGTGTTTTTCATTAAATCTGAAAAATCAATGGTGATGATTTTTCCTGCGGAGGCAGGTTTTTCTTTTGGAAGCGTGCTTTGAATTGCATTGATTTGTTTTTTTGAGAATGTGATTTCGCTATTTGCGCGCAAATCAGTAAGCACTACAGAAGAGAAGTCTTCAAAACCGTAGGCATGAATGGTTTTGACAACAGCGTCTAGAATCTCGTCAGCAACATTTTTGTCTGGCGGAAAATCGCTATTTTGAAATTTAAAATTAATGCGCGTTGTTACTTGCTTAGCAATAAAATCTTTGATGTCAATATCTTTGTATTCGATGTGCGTGCCTTTAGCGTCACCTTTAATTGCTTCATCGCCAGATGGTTCAGTTTGGATGCGAAGGGTGTATTCGTCTGGAGGAAGTGCTCCTGCCTGATATTTCTTAAGGTCTTCAGTATAAAATGTTGTCGTAGTTTTAAGCCCATCTTTAATATTGGCAACAACAAGAACAATAAATTTTGGCGGATTTTCAGCCTTAAAGAATACGCGCGAAATAGCTGTGGTGACATTTCGATATTTAGTATTAAATTCTTTAGAATATTGTGTAGACATGCCATTGCCGGAAGAAAGTTTTGTGGCTTCAACGATGTCGTATTCGATTTTCAAATCGTTATTGTCAAAAATACTATCAATGTATTGAAGAGTGTATTTTTTCTTTACAGGCTTTGTTGATTTTTTGCCACCTGCAATAGAATAAAGAGGATTCTCGTCTGGAACATAAATCCAGAATGTATCGCCTGTCCAGGTTATAACAGAAGAAAGATCATAATCGTTTTCTAAAATTTGCTCGATTTTTTCTTTAGCCTCGATTCGGGAGAGAGGCTGTTCTTCCTTTTTGGAAGAACAGCCCATCAAGCCTGCTAACCAGAAAACAATTAATATCCAACAAAATTTCTTTGAGTATTTTGTCATATTTTATTTTTGTGCCTGACTTCGCGATAACGGTGTTATGCCAAATTTCTTAAAGATATCTTCGATTTCGTCGTATTCAAGTTCTTCTTTTTTCAGAAGTTCTTGAGCAAATGTT
This genomic window contains:
- a CDS encoding DUF364 domain-containing protein encodes the protein MILSQTIKKIYKNLYDLKFLDQNIKICAKVLSPQEAIGNPEKYDFPLFKGKERIVEANFRGCLGHAFTDMHGGFEGSLKEILEMPSNNNYRRALQVATINALCRFLGETHNTVHCRDEEPQQCAEESVLLIKKEYPRVRKICFVGFQPAFVDAFSKQYDLKVLDLDQDNIGKVFFGQKILDGNKDLISSLDWADLVLATGSTVVNATIDSILEAKDKKKVIFYGVTIAGVAAMMQLNRLCFAKENKCCCF
- a CDS encoding ATP-binding protein; the protein is MIVSIASGKGGTGKTTVATNLASVLGISCQLLDCDVEEPNAHLFLDPVINQENKVFTLVPKVDAEKCKLCGRCQEVCAYNAIAVFGKKHLVFSALCHGCGACQYFCPHKAISEEKKEIGIVQKGTKNHLEIITGKMKIGEAMAPPVIREVKKYIKKDFITIIDAPPGTSCPVIESVKGSDYSVLVTEPTPFGLNDLKLGVEVLRKLKIPFGVIINRFDLGNDKTIQYCENQDIDILMKIPFDREIARVYSKGSLIIDEIPSYRQKFLELWESIKIKARK
- a CDS encoding TetR/AcrR family transcriptional regulator — translated: MNKNTIKQKVLDAAKARMIRFGYRKTSMDEIASDLKMSKNTIYKFFQSKAEIAQNLFVRLKESINLEQTAIEQKEKDPLRIIAANTLFLQESLSPWFDHFLLDIKSELPTLWSDFVTFRTEKIMDVEKLIKKGIKKKEFRSVNTAIAVRAYLGAINSIINPEFLSSDKISFKEALESVLDIWSKGILAVKK
- a CDS encoding 4Fe-4S binding protein, which translates into the protein MNKIVIIDEENCIGCSACVDLCLEKILYLDKDSGKCKVIDENKCDKLAGCQNVCPTKAIKICK
- a CDS encoding radical SAM protein produces the protein MKALFLTPNLGSWATHGHHVAPNQMHAHWAAYAREKGTIVPEVLDCKALEISFDQMLDTVKQKNPQVVVLGDILHSYGGFAVQKYFNDSAKAIKAMLPNVVIVVGGLWYSYLSKETLIKNPAIDFVVMGEGEITFNELMDALNQKKTSFDSISGLASRKGDEVVFGPIRELIKDLDVLPLPAYDLFPMDKYIGHTYWKPFVEIVTSRGCTHGCTFCYEWSEHDPRALKHFNRWRAKSAKRVIEEVELLEKKFGAKVMVIQEDNFNLNPTRVREFCEEKIKRNLDMKWVSLGCASDWVRLEKDIPLMKKAGMFMAVFGIEVASDDELRKLDKGISVYQIYKTIEILRKNDIAIVGDIMIGFDYDTEAIIKKRFEFADQVDPDVMWVGYLTPPPGSPIWADGIKRGWIDPDNLDMLQWDFLHPVIPTDHLSIEDLGRLGAWGMREFYSKPGRIQRILMSDFDELAKLCFKDVMAGISKWENAATKGEKHV
- a CDS encoding ARMT1-like domain-containing protein codes for the protein MLTYKECVPCFIRQIDEAAYLVTKDKAIQEQIIKEARGLIESIDFSMPPPQMAQNIYRMIERKMGRQDPYYQIKKKSNAMALSLYSRLKEKVKKSSDRLLTALEIAISGNIIDYGAKNSLDIEKEIDNLFTKDFSDEDKIVFQYEKFKSDLAETDEILYLADNAGEVVFDRILIEELSKTKKITYVVREKPIINDALIEDALECGIDKIAKVISSGSDAPGTILGECDPQFVDMFNKSNLIISKGQGNYETLSALESHLIYFLFKAKCPVVARNAGVSVGNIVLMSSFCQMRAKA
- a CDS encoding ATP-binding protein, with amino-acid sequence MKQILIISGKGGTGKTVVTAAFASLAENKILVDCDVDAANLHLILNPESQEVHEFRSGKTAFISKDQCCSCGLCQSLCRFEAIKKDTLSDKFLIDSVSCEGCGFCALACPSGAIEMKENLSGQWFVSNTRFGLFVHAKLGIAEENSGKLVATVKQKAKELAKKNNVDWIIVDGSPGIGCPVIASLSDVDCAIIVSEPTVSGIHDAKRVMEVADHFKVPVKMIINKFDLNEDMTKKIEMFSLESNIEVIGKIPFDKRIVESVSQGKTVIENGNQDLIKCFSEIWERVKKGFFAL
- a CDS encoding MBL fold metallo-hydrolase, with translation MQIRILFDNQSINSSFQSGLGFSCLLGDDVLFDTGADGLSLERNIQAFGVDVSLIKHIVISHDHWDHIGGLWWVLEKIENATVYICPGFSHEFINKLESTNANIVECVSPLPITDRIWTTGQIEGRYKDQAIFEQSIVLRGNQNISVVTGCAHPGIVEILREIKSSFPKDSIDFVLGGFHLLHHFKNDINVIIKEFQALDVKRAGPAHCTGGSAQNLFKESYQENCLDLRAGSRIAV
- a CDS encoding sulfite exporter TauE/SafE family protein; the protein is MLLFLSVFLIALIFSMFGLGGGLFYMPVFMFFLGDPVQAAFLSFLCIFVTAGSSAIQYLKFKKIDWKLVVFLGFPLIAMVFVSGFMIGLVNPGQTKFILGLTLILAGLSLCFPVGTLNTLSAFSRYFHKKIPLEKSNFDPLTISPLAAFVGFFCGLSGVAGGVFEVPMMIGLLRVSPHMAVGTSSMIVFLSGLLGFVSRISAVTAEHLLDFSTVIGVLACVFIGAQIGPAVSVGIDKKIFKRICGVFILLIGLCYIFKIIF